The DNA segment GGCAGTTTCCCCGCCTGGTGGAGATTTGAGCGAGCCGATCACGCAGAACACCTTGCGCATCGTCCGTGTGTTCTGGGCCCTGGATACTAAGTTGAGGGAGAGGAGGCATTTCCCCGCCATCAACTGGTTGACCTCGTACTCTCTGTACTCAGGACAGCTGGACGGATGGTACAAGAAGAACGTGGCCGAGGACTTCCCCGAGCTGCGTAACTGGGCCATTGAACTGTTGCAGAAGGAGGCCGAACTGCAGGAGATCGTACAGCTGGTCGGGTCTGATGCCCTCCCCGAGGAGCAGAAGCTGACCCTGGAGATCACCAGGATGATACGCGAGATATTCCTGCAGCAGAACGCCTATCACCCCGTGGACACCTATTCGCCGATGGCCAGGCAGTACACCTACCTTAAGCTCATCAACCGTTTCTCGATCAACGCCAACAAGGCGGTGGAGAACGAGGTGCCGGTGGAAGACATAGCCAATATGGCCATCAGGAACCGTATGGCCAAGTCCAAGTTCGAGGATAACATCGACGACGAGCTGAAGGCCATCGCCGAGACCATGGACAAGGAGTTCGAAGCCCTGGGAGGTAAGTAAATGACATCCAAGGAATACCGCTCGATCACGCAGATCGCCGGGCCGCTGGTCTTCGTGGAGAAGACCGAGCCTGTAGGATACAACGAGCTGGCCGTGGTCACCCTGCCTGACGGCACAGAAAGGATGGGACAGGTGCTGGACAGTTCCGACACCGTGGTCGTCATTCAGATGTTCGAGGGAACCTCAGGCATCCCCCGGACGGCAGGCGCCCGATTCTTGGGCGAGACCATGAAGATGCCGGTGTCCAAGGACATGCTGGGCAGGATCTTGTCCGGTTCCGGTAAGCCGTTGGACGGAGGTCCGGCCATAGTGCCAGAGGACCGTCTGGACATCGTCGGTGCCGCCATCAACCCCTGGGCTCGCGACAACCCGTCCGAGTTCATTCAGACCGGCATATCCACCATCGACGGCATGAACACCCTGGTCAGGGGGCAGAAGCTGCCCATCTTCTCCGGGTCTGGTCTGCCTCACAACGAGATCGCTCTTCAGATCGCTCGTCAGGCGAAGGTGCTCGGGTCCACCGAAGACTTCGCCGTGGTGTTCGCCGCCATGGGAATTACCGCCGAGGAAGCTCAGTATTTCATGAAGGACTTCGAGAGGACCGGCGCTCTGAAGAGGGCGGTGGTGTTCTTGAACCTGGCCGACGATCCCGCCATCGAAAGGATCATCACCCCTCGTTTAGCGTTAACCACCGCGGAGTACCTGGCATTCACCTTGGACATGCACGTGTTGGTCATCCTGACCGACCTTACGAACTATTGTGAGGCGCTGAGGCAGATCGGCGCCGCCCGTGAGGAGGTGCCCGGCCGACGTGGTTATCCGGGGTACATGTACACCGATCTGGCGATGCTGTACGAGCGCGCCGGTAGGATCAAGGGCAAGAAGGGAAGCATCACACAGATCCCCATCCTGTCCATGCCAGGTGATGATATCACCCATCCGATCCCCGACCTGACCGGGTACATCACCGAGGGTCAGATCGTGGCCAAGAGGGAACTGTTGAGAGCGGGCATCTACCCGCCCATCGACGTCGGTTCCTCCCTTTCCCGTTTGATGAACGAAGGTATCGGCAAGGGACGTACCAGGGAAGACCACAAGGCCGTCTCCGATCAGTGCTACGCCGCCTATGCGGAAGGACGCGATCTGCGCGGACTCGTGGCCATCGTTGGAAAGGAAGCTCTCTCCGAGAGGGACCGACATTTCCTGGACTTTGCTGACATGTTCGAGAAGCGCATCGTTAAGCAAGGCAAGGAAGAGGACCGCACCATCGAAGGTACCTTGGACCTGATGTGGGATCTGCTAGCGTCCCTGGACGAGAGGCAGCTGACCAGGATCGACCGTAAGTACATCGAGAAGTACCATCCGAAGTACCGCAAGAAGGAATAAGGATGCCAACCGCCGACGTCAAACCAACCCGCTCCGAGCTCCTGGAGATCAAGAAGAAGATCAAGCGGACCAAGTCCGGCTATAAGATCCTCAAGATGAAGAGGGACGGGCTGATCCTTGAGTTCTTCAAGATCCTGGAGCAGGCCAAGGACATCAGGGAGAAGGTCAACCATGATTACCAGGAAGCGATGGAGCGCATAGCTGTGGCCAAGGCGGTCGACGGCGCGATCGCGGTGCAGAGCTCCGCATTCGCTCTCAAGACCCACCCGGAACTGTCACTACGCTCCAAGAACATCATGGGTATCGTGGTCCCGGAGATCGAGGCCACCTCGATCCGCACTCCCATGGACCAGCGCGGTTACGGCGTTATCGGTACTTCCGTCTACATTGACGAGGCGGCCAAGTCCTTCGAGAACTTGGTGGAGACGGTCATCGAGGCGGCGGAGATCGAGACCACCATGAAGAAACTGCTGGACGAGGTCGAGAAGACCAAACGCCGGGTCAACGCTCTGGAGTTCAAGGTCATCCCCGAGCTGGAGGAGGCCCAGGCCTTCATCCGTTTGCGCCTCGAAGAGATGGAGAGGGAGAACACCTTCCGGCTGAAGCGCATCAAGCAGAAGGCGGAAGCCCAAGGATGAACATCGAAAGAATCATTTTAAAGCTCTTCGGAACTCCGGAGAAAAAGGCCCGCCTGATAAGGTGGACCTGGCTTATTTCCCTTTTAATGTTGCTCTTAGGGTACTTTCTCATCGTCATATTCTGGGACGGTTGAGCCTACAACAGGTCCAAACGTCCGTCCTCAAGGTGGTATATCGCACCCAGGACATCGACCTCGGTCCTCGGCAGCACCTTTTTCAGAGTGAAGCGAAGCTCCCCTACCTGGCGCAGTACCCATTCCTCGTCGGTGAGATGATGAAACCCGAACCAGTCACGAAGGTTTTCATTATGGGTCCCCAGGCGCTGTATTAATTCCTCCTCATCGACAAGTTCTATCACCCGATCGTCAAGACCGGTCGGACAGCTCATGCCGCACTGGCTATGGCCGACCACCAGCACCTTCCGGCATTCCATTATGGTCAGGCATATTATCAGGGAGCGCAGCGCATCCGCGGTTACGGAATTACCCGCGTTCCTCACGATGAACACCTCGCCCGGGGAAAGCCCTAGCATCTCCAAAGGAGGTATTCTGGAATCCATGCAGGTCAATATCACAGCCTTGGCCGAGCCATTGAACCGTGGCTGCCCTGGGTATGACGCTCTCCATCGTTCATTCCCGCGTTTCAGATTATCGATAAAAAGATCGCTACCATCCTCTACACAGGGTGGGGCTGGGGGCATTAACTTCCAAGCAGGGGATGTATATTAAAAACATTGCCCATCAGAAAGCAGCTAACGAGGGCTTCCCGGTACCCAGATTCACCAGGGTCAACTTGGCCGGGTCCGGCACGAAGTTATGCATCTTCTGAAAGGAGGTCTGGTCCTGCCATGTCGAGGCATTGATGAGGCGGATTCCGTTATATGATGACACGCCGGCACCGTGAACGTGACCGGTGACGAAGATGTCTGGCACCTCGTCGATCACCAGATAGTCCCGCCTCTCCGGGGCGAAAGGGGTCTTCCCTCCGTAAGTGGGTGCCAAGTGCCGCCGCTTCAGCATTTCCTCCATGGCCTTCAGCGGTTGGGAGTATGACAGACCTTTGATGCCGTTGACCATGTCATCGAAGCTCTTCCCATGGTAGGATAGGATGGTCCGCCCCTCTATACGCAGATACGCTGGGTTCCCGATCTGCATGATGTTGGAATCGAAGAGCCTACTTACCTCACCGTTCAACGCTGGCTGAGGCTCCGCCGGACGCACCATGTCATGGTTCCCAGGCTGCATGACGATACGGATGTTGTCCGGTACCTCCTTAAGGTGCTCGGCCAAGGCCTTGTACTGATCTATTATGTCCTCGATGAGCAGCTCCTCCTCCTGACCTGGGAAGATGCCTACGCCGTCCACGCAATCACCGGGGATCACGATGTACTGCAGGTTCAGATCTTCGGCCTCATCCTTTAGCCAGGAGATCATGTTCCTCCAACGTTCCTCCAAGAAGGTGTTGCTGCCTATGTGCACATCGGACATGAACGCGACCTGGGTGGTAGAATCGTTCTCCTCCATCCCCGATCGGATGGGAACGTCGGGACGGACCAGTTTTTTCAGGATGATCTTACGGTCCTTCTGCGTCAGCTTGCCTATGATACCAACGACCTCGTCCTGCAATACCGAGTCCTGGATCAATTTATGGTCCTTCGGTACCATGACAGTGCAGCGGGCGGTATCGTCCTCGATATCCAGGATCATCTCCCCGCTGCGCGTGGTCCGCACCTCGTTGACCATGCCGATGACCTTGATCTCCTTGTTCGAATCAGAGGTCCGGTTGGGGTCCAACACCCTCTGGATGGTCTGCGCCCCGGCCAATTCCATACGACGCAGTAAGATCTGGCGCAGAGAGGCGTACCGATCTTGGAAATATCGGGCGAAACCCTCTACCGAGGCCAGGCATTCTGAGTGCGAGGTGATGTCGCGGAGGACCTCCACCTCACCGATCCTTCTCTTCCCTGAGGCCATCGGACGAGGCAAGCTCGTAAGCCGCGGGGTCTCAACCCGTACCACCGTACGCACATCCCTCATGGTCACCACCAATGGGCGGTGGACCATCTGGGATATGACCTGGCGGGCGAATTGCAATGGGGCGTCCTGACCCAGAATGTACTCCTCGGTCTCGTGGTCCAAAAGGAAACCATCATTGGCCAAGGCCTCAACGATCCTGCTGCGCATTCGAGATTCTCATGCCGCCCCCATTTTAAATAGTTTCTTCAAATATCATTATTCGATGGTTGATACTGTGGCCCGGGCCAGGTTGTTCCCGACCGAGGACCCTGAAAAGGTGAGGAAAGCCCTGTTGAATCTCTTCCCCGCGGCCGAGATGACGACGCAGGGGGATGAAATGATCGGCCGCACAGAGGACCTGTCCCGTTTCAAGGAACTGATCCGCAACCACCGGATCTTGGACAGCACCAGAGCGGTCATGCTGCGCGGGGTTTCAGAGGGAACGATCATCTTCCAGCTGAACAAGCAGGCAGCATACGTTGGGAAAATAAGCTTCGCCGAGGGAAGGTCCCCGCTCGGCCCCATAACGGTCGTTATGATCGTTTCGGACCCGGAGGCGACCGTCGATGACGTGGCTCCATCCACCGTGGACGGTTTAATTCCATGATAGCCATCTCTTCACCGCATATCTCCAGATGGGACTTCCCATACGCCATCGGGAAGGTTGCAGAGCATTACCAAGCATGGGAAATAGTTGCCGAAGGGCGGCATTTCCTTCGTGATATCATTGACGATTTCCTTGAACTGTCGCCTTCATACGATCTTCAGTACTCCATTCATGCCCCTCTGAGCGACATCAACATCGGGGGGCTCAATCCCCGGCTCAGGGAGGCGTCTCTGAAAGAGGTATTGGATTGTTTGGAGATCGCACACCGGATGGGGGTGGACCTAGTGACCATACATCCCGGTTTCATCTCCCCGCTGGCCAGGCTGGACCGCGAGGCGGCGGTGGCCGCCACCAAGTCATCGATGAAGGCCATAGATGCAAAGACCAAGGAACTGGGAATACGGGCCGCTCTGGAAAACATGCCAGAGATGCCAGTGGCCATGGCGAAAGACCCTAAGGAGCTGTGCCATTTCCTTGAGGGGACCGAACTGGGGGCGTGCTTCGACCTAGGTCACGCCAACACCGTTGGCAACATCCCCGATTTCCTGGAGATGAAGGAACGGTTCATTAACATGCACGTACACGACAACGCCGGTGACCGGGACCAGCATCTGGTGATCGGGGAAGGCAATACAGACTTCCGGAAATGGCTAGGGGCGTTTCGGCCATATGCGGGGAGATACGTCATCGAGGCTCGGGAGTTCGATCGCTCCCTGTTATCCCGAGACAGATTGTCTGCCATCCTTTCCTCCTTGGATCGAGATTAACTATCTTTTCCGCAGCGCGAGCATAC comes from the Methanomassiliicoccales archaeon genome and includes:
- a CDS encoding sugar phosphate isomerase/epimerase family protein, which produces MIAISSPHISRWDFPYAIGKVAEHYQAWEIVAEGRHFLRDIIDDFLELSPSYDLQYSIHAPLSDINIGGLNPRLREASLKEVLDCLEIAHRMGVDLVTIHPGFISPLARLDREAAVAATKSSMKAIDAKTKELGIRAALENMPEMPVAMAKDPKELCHFLEGTELGACFDLGHANTVGNIPDFLEMKERFINMHVHDNAGDRDQHLVIGEGNTDFRKWLGAFRPYAGRYVIEAREFDRSLLSRDRLSAILSSLDRD
- a CDS encoding V-type ATP synthase subunit B; translated protein: MTSKEYRSITQIAGPLVFVEKTEPVGYNELAVVTLPDGTERMGQVLDSSDTVVVIQMFEGTSGIPRTAGARFLGETMKMPVSKDMLGRILSGSGKPLDGGPAIVPEDRLDIVGAAINPWARDNPSEFIQTGISTIDGMNTLVRGQKLPIFSGSGLPHNEIALQIARQAKVLGSTEDFAVVFAAMGITAEEAQYFMKDFERTGALKRAVVFLNLADDPAIERIITPRLALTTAEYLAFTLDMHVLVILTDLTNYCEALRQIGAAREEVPGRRGYPGYMYTDLAMLYERAGRIKGKKGSITQIPILSMPGDDITHPIPDLTGYITEGQIVAKRELLRAGIYPPIDVGSSLSRLMNEGIGKGRTREDHKAVSDQCYAAYAEGRDLRGLVAIVGKEALSERDRHFLDFADMFEKRIVKQGKEEDRTIEGTLDLMWDLLASLDERQLTRIDRKYIEKYHPKYRKKE
- a CDS encoding RNA-binding domain-containing protein, translating into MVDTVARARLFPTEDPEKVRKALLNLFPAAEMTTQGDEMIGRTEDLSRFKELIRNHRILDSTRAVMLRGVSEGTIIFQLNKQAAYVGKISFAEGRSPLGPITVVMIVSDPEATVDDVAPSTVDGLIP
- a CDS encoding carbonic anhydrase, translated to MPPAPPCVEDGSDLFIDNLKRGNERWRASYPGQPRFNGSAKAVILTCMDSRIPPLEMLGLSPGEVFIVRNAGNSVTADALRSLIICLTIMECRKVLVVGHSQCGMSCPTGLDDRVIELVDEEELIQRLGTHNENLRDWFGFHHLTDEEWVLRQVGELRFTLKKVLPRTEVDVLGAIYHLEDGRLDLL
- a CDS encoding V-type ATP synthase subunit D, whose translation is MPTADVKPTRSELLEIKKKIKRTKSGYKILKMKRDGLILEFFKILEQAKDIREKVNHDYQEAMERIAVAKAVDGAIAVQSSAFALKTHPELSLRSKNIMGIVVPEIEATSIRTPMDQRGYGVIGTSVYIDEAAKSFENLVETVIEAAEIETTMKKLLDEVEKTKRRVNALEFKVIPELEEAQAFIRLRLEEMERENTFRLKRIKQKAEAQG
- a CDS encoding DNA-directed DNA polymerase II small subunit; translated protein: MRSRIVEALANDGFLLDHETEEYILGQDAPLQFARQVISQMVHRPLVVTMRDVRTVVRVETPRLTSLPRPMASGKRRIGEVEVLRDITSHSECLASVEGFARYFQDRYASLRQILLRRMELAGAQTIQRVLDPNRTSDSNKEIKVIGMVNEVRTTRSGEMILDIEDDTARCTVMVPKDHKLIQDSVLQDEVVGIIGKLTQKDRKIILKKLVRPDVPIRSGMEENDSTTQVAFMSDVHIGSNTFLEERWRNMISWLKDEAEDLNLQYIVIPGDCVDGVGIFPGQEEELLIEDIIDQYKALAEHLKEVPDNIRIVMQPGNHDMVRPAEPQPALNGEVSRLFDSNIMQIGNPAYLRIEGRTILSYHGKSFDDMVNGIKGLSYSQPLKAMEEMLKRRHLAPTYGGKTPFAPERRDYLVIDEVPDIFVTGHVHGAGVSSYNGIRLINASTWQDQTSFQKMHNFVPDPAKLTLVNLGTGKPSLAAF